Proteins found in one Microbacterium sp. LWS13-1.2 genomic segment:
- a CDS encoding SDR family oxidoreductase encodes MIEAAGDRIDALANIAGIMDDMTPVGEVTDAVWDRVFRVNVTGTMKLMRAVIPAMLAQGSGSIVNTSSEASLRGSSAGAAYTASKHAVVGLTKSSAFMYGPSGIRVNAVAPGAVITNIEAKFNSALGADRVRTGMAVMAPPVTPDRLAASITFLLSDDGINVNGQNLASDGGWSAA; translated from the coding sequence ATCATCGAGGCGGCCGGCGACCGGATCGACGCTCTCGCCAACATCGCCGGGATCATGGATGACATGACCCCCGTCGGCGAGGTCACCGACGCCGTCTGGGATCGCGTGTTCCGCGTGAACGTCACCGGCACCATGAAGCTGATGCGCGCCGTCATCCCCGCCATGCTCGCGCAGGGCAGCGGGTCGATCGTGAACACCTCGTCCGAGGCATCCCTGCGCGGCTCGTCCGCGGGCGCCGCCTACACCGCGTCGAAGCACGCCGTCGTCGGCCTCACGAAGTCGAGCGCGTTCATGTACGGCCCCAGCGGCATCCGCGTCAACGCCGTCGCGCCGGGCGCCGTGATCACCAACATCGAGGCGAAGTTCAACTCGGCGCTGGGCGCCGACCGCGTGCGCACGGGCATGGCTGTCATGGCGCCGCCGGTGACGCCCGACCGCCTCGCCGCGTCGATCACCTTCCTGCTGAGCGACGACGGCATCAACGTCAACGGCCAGAACCTCGCCAGCGACGGCGGCTGGTCGGCCGCGTAA
- a CDS encoding helix-turn-helix domain-containing protein gives MPSTASPRARPRQNRGPAAAADNRRALIAAAREVYAEGGLGAPFSAVAKRAGVGQGSLYRHFPDRTALAVAVFEDNVRELEEYTSASERTVDDLLDRVVDQVVVSTAFIELITADLTDTRVAVLGARFRALVERLVARDRAAGRIGSHIETDDVTLATGMLATELARSDTAQRPDVARRARALFAAAFAPR, from the coding sequence GTGCCCAGCACCGCATCCCCCCGTGCGCGGCCCCGCCAGAATCGCGGCCCCGCCGCCGCCGCCGACAACCGTCGCGCCCTCATCGCCGCCGCGCGCGAGGTGTACGCCGAAGGCGGCCTGGGCGCGCCGTTCAGCGCCGTCGCCAAGCGCGCGGGCGTGGGGCAGGGCAGCCTCTACCGCCACTTCCCCGACCGCACCGCCCTCGCCGTCGCAGTCTTCGAAGACAACGTGCGCGAGCTCGAGGAGTACACGTCGGCCTCCGAGCGGACGGTCGACGACCTGCTGGACCGGGTCGTCGACCAGGTGGTCGTCTCGACAGCCTTCATCGAGCTGATCACCGCCGATCTCACCGATACGCGGGTGGCTGTGCTCGGAGCCCGGTTCCGGGCCCTGGTGGAGCGTCTCGTCGCCCGCGACCGTGCCGCCGGCCGCATCGGGAGCCACATCGAGACGGACGACGTGACGCTGGCGACCGGCATGCTGGCGACCGAGCTCGCCCGCTCCGACACCGCGCAGCGACCGGACGTCGCGCGCCGTGCCCGCGCCCTCTTCGCCGCTGCATTCGCACCGCGGTGA
- a CDS encoding ATP-dependent DNA ligase: MGRFIYDTNANSVDIDDRTLAHLRIVVMNKLRRSEPFMFDVEIGDGSGRRSFWIHPSVPIQFHFFGSRQPRINRRWVEELMLAASGPNGLTILPEPAEGDESSQPEPS; this comes from the coding sequence ATGGGACGGTTCATCTACGACACGAACGCCAATTCGGTGGACATCGACGACCGCACGCTGGCCCATCTCCGCATCGTTGTGATGAACAAGCTGCGCCGTTCCGAGCCCTTCATGTTCGACGTCGAGATCGGCGACGGCAGCGGTCGCCGCAGCTTCTGGATCCACCCGTCGGTGCCGATCCAGTTCCACTTCTTCGGAAGCCGTCAGCCGCGCATCAACCGCCGCTGGGTCGAGGAGCTGATGCTCGCCGCGAGCGGGCCGAACGGGCTCACGATCCTTCCCGAGCCTGCCGAAGGAGACGAGTCGTCGCAGCCCGAGCCCTCTTGA
- a CDS encoding aspartate aminotransferase family protein, producing the protein MSISTERHARTDRAARSESELQQMAKDHLWMHFARQSVMTDGPGVPIIVKGEGHHIWDSQGRQYIDGLAGLFVVAAGHGRRRLAEVAAKQAEQLAFFPIWSYAHPAAIELADRLADYAPGDLNKVFFSTGGGEAVETAFKLAKYYWKIQGQPTKHKVISRSVAYHGTPQGALAITGIPAMKSMFEPVTPGGFRVPNTNFYRAADMGAPADDLETFGVWAADRIEEMILFEGPDTVAAVFLEPVQNSGGCFPPPPGYFQRVRQICDKYDVLLVSDEVICAFGRIGHMFACDAYGYVPDMITCAKAMTSGYSPIGATIVSDRIYEPFAHGDRAFYHGYTFGGHPVSAAVALENLDIFEEEGLNERVREYSPVFRSTLEKLNDLPIVGDVRGDGYFFGIELVKDKATKETFDDDESERLLRGFLSKALFDAGLYCRADDRGDPVIQLAPPLTVGPKEFDEIEQILRSVLTEAWTRL; encoded by the coding sequence ATGTCGATCTCGACCGAACGCCACGCCCGCACCGACCGCGCCGCGAGGAGCGAGTCCGAGCTGCAGCAGATGGCGAAAGACCACCTGTGGATGCACTTCGCCCGCCAGTCGGTGATGACGGACGGCCCCGGCGTTCCGATCATCGTCAAGGGTGAGGGCCACCACATCTGGGACTCCCAGGGCAGGCAGTACATCGACGGTCTCGCCGGCCTGTTCGTCGTGGCCGCCGGTCACGGTCGCCGGCGCCTTGCGGAGGTCGCCGCGAAGCAGGCCGAGCAGCTCGCCTTCTTCCCCATCTGGTCATACGCGCACCCGGCCGCCATCGAGCTCGCCGACCGCCTGGCCGACTACGCGCCCGGCGACCTCAACAAGGTGTTCTTCTCCACCGGCGGCGGCGAAGCCGTCGAGACCGCGTTCAAGCTCGCCAAGTACTACTGGAAGATCCAGGGCCAGCCCACCAAGCACAAGGTCATCTCGCGCTCGGTCGCGTACCACGGCACCCCGCAGGGCGCCCTCGCGATCACCGGCATCCCGGCCATGAAGTCGATGTTCGAACCGGTGACGCCCGGCGGCTTCCGGGTGCCGAACACCAACTTCTATCGCGCCGCCGACATGGGCGCGCCCGCCGACGACCTCGAGACCTTCGGCGTGTGGGCCGCGGACCGCATCGAGGAGATGATCCTCTTCGAAGGCCCCGACACCGTGGCGGCGGTCTTCCTCGAGCCGGTGCAGAACTCCGGCGGCTGCTTCCCGCCGCCCCCCGGATACTTCCAGCGGGTGCGTCAGATCTGCGACAAGTACGACGTGCTGCTCGTCTCGGACGAGGTCATCTGCGCCTTCGGCCGCATCGGCCACATGTTCGCATGCGACGCCTACGGCTACGTGCCCGACATGATCACGTGCGCCAAGGCCATGACCAGCGGCTACTCGCCGATCGGCGCGACCATCGTGAGCGACCGCATATACGAGCCCTTCGCTCACGGTGACCGCGCGTTCTACCACGGCTACACCTTCGGCGGTCACCCGGTGTCGGCCGCGGTCGCGCTCGAGAACCTCGACATCTTCGAGGAGGAGGGGCTCAACGAGCGGGTGCGCGAGTACTCGCCGGTGTTCCGGTCGACGCTCGAGAAGCTCAACGATCTGCCCATCGTCGGCGACGTGCGCGGCGACGGCTACTTCTTCGGGATCGAGCTCGTCAAGGACAAGGCAACGAAGGAGACCTTCGACGACGACGAGTCCGAGCGGCTGCTGCGCGGGTTCCTCTCCAAGGCGCTGTTCGATGCCGGTCTCTACTGCCGCGCCGACGACCGCGGCGACCCCGTCATCCAGCTCGCGCCGCCCCTGACGGTCGGCCCGAAGGAGTTCGACGAGATCGAGCAGATCCTCCGCAGCGTGCTCACGGAGGCGTGGACGCGGCTCTGA
- a CDS encoding substrate-binding domain-containing protein: protein MSLAAVAAAAGVSVATASRALSGRGDLAAATRRRVLTTARTLGYTRDPAVGGRPPGSARLVDLVLGWFHNAYSDEVTAGARSAAAAAGYDLVLTEERDTPDDDWPMRIRRRGSAGVVLGLISPTASQLAALNDAEIPVVLMDPQAETSRGLTSVRTTDREGGAAAAMHLAERGATRFAVVLGSPPYRYGRARNTGFREALRLVRPDADLVAVQADWGGAAAREAALPVLRGLRPGDRLGVFACSDEMAAGVYSAAAATGRRIPDDVLVVGFDDLRGARWLTPPLTTVRQPIREMAAAAVTALTEAASGAPLPPSPLVLATQLIERGST, encoded by the coding sequence GTGAGCCTCGCAGCCGTGGCGGCGGCAGCGGGGGTCAGCGTAGCGACGGCATCCCGCGCGCTGTCCGGCCGCGGTGATCTCGCCGCCGCAACCCGGCGTCGCGTGCTGACGACCGCCCGCACTCTCGGCTATACGCGTGACCCGGCCGTCGGCGGGCGGCCGCCGGGATCCGCGCGCCTGGTCGACCTGGTGCTCGGCTGGTTCCACAACGCCTACTCCGACGAGGTGACCGCCGGCGCCCGCAGCGCCGCGGCCGCCGCCGGCTACGACCTCGTGCTGACCGAGGAACGCGACACCCCCGACGACGACTGGCCGATGCGCATCCGCAGGCGCGGCTCGGCGGGCGTGGTGCTGGGACTCATCTCGCCGACGGCGTCGCAGCTCGCGGCGCTGAACGATGCCGAGATCCCGGTCGTGCTGATGGATCCGCAGGCCGAGACGTCGCGCGGGCTCACGAGCGTTCGCACGACCGACCGCGAGGGCGGCGCAGCAGCGGCGATGCACCTGGCAGAGCGCGGCGCCACCCGCTTCGCGGTGGTGCTGGGGTCGCCGCCGTACCGTTACGGCCGCGCACGCAACACCGGCTTCCGCGAGGCGCTGCGACTCGTCCGCCCGGACGCCGACCTGGTCGCGGTGCAGGCCGACTGGGGCGGAGCGGCGGCGCGCGAGGCCGCGCTGCCCGTCCTGCGCGGGCTCCGGCCGGGCGATCGGCTCGGCGTCTTCGCGTGCTCCGACGAGATGGCGGCGGGCGTGTACTCCGCAGCCGCGGCGACGGGGCGGCGCATCCCCGACGACGTGCTCGTCGTCGGCTTCGACGACCTGCGCGGCGCCCGCTGGCTCACCCCGCCGCTCACCACCGTGCGCCAGCCGATCCGCGAGATGGCGGCGGCCGCCGTCACGGCGCTCACCGAGGCCGCCTCCGGCGCTCCTCTGCCCCCGTCGCCCCTCGTGCTCGCGACGCAGCTCATCGAGCGCGGCTCGACCTGA
- a CDS encoding Gfo/Idh/MocA family oxidoreductase — MTTTTSPLRIALIGTGFMGRMHTHAWRTAPRFFDLPLTPQPALLVGHRADATAEAAARWEWPEHSVDWREAVERDDIDVIDICTPGQTHAEIALAALAAGKHVLCEKPLANSVAEAEEMTDAASRAGVVAMCGFSYRRTPALTLARELIAAGRVGEIRHVRAQYLQDWLSDPDAPHTWRLDRDRAGSGALGDIGAHSIDTAQWLTGQDITAVSATLRTFVTSRPRRGAVEGLGGVAADTSDRLPVTVDDAAAFTARFDGGALGVFEATRLATGRRNANRIEINGDRGAIAFDFERMNELEVYDAADDVAQGFRRVQVTEAQHPYAGAWWPVGHGLGYEHLFTHQAVDFVRAVAGEIPVSPTFADATQVQRVLAAVEQSAAHDSILTTVAAGAVDAPERPVEGNLS, encoded by the coding sequence ATGACGACGACGACATCGCCGCTGCGGATCGCACTGATCGGCACCGGCTTCATGGGCCGCATGCACACCCATGCCTGGCGCACCGCGCCGCGCTTCTTCGACCTGCCGCTGACTCCACAGCCGGCGCTGCTCGTCGGGCATCGCGCCGACGCGACCGCCGAGGCCGCAGCGCGCTGGGAGTGGCCGGAGCACTCGGTCGACTGGCGCGAGGCCGTCGAACGCGACGACATCGACGTGATCGACATCTGCACCCCCGGCCAGACCCACGCCGAGATCGCGCTCGCCGCGCTCGCCGCCGGAAAGCACGTGCTGTGCGAGAAGCCGCTGGCGAACTCGGTCGCCGAGGCGGAGGAGATGACGGATGCCGCATCCCGCGCCGGCGTCGTCGCCATGTGCGGCTTCAGCTACCGCCGCACCCCCGCACTCACCCTCGCGCGGGAGCTCATCGCGGCGGGTCGCGTCGGCGAGATCCGGCACGTGCGGGCGCAGTACCTGCAGGACTGGCTGAGCGACCCCGACGCGCCCCACACCTGGCGGCTGGACCGTGATCGGGCGGGTTCGGGCGCGCTGGGCGACATCGGCGCACACAGCATCGACACCGCGCAGTGGCTCACCGGCCAGGACATCACGGCGGTCTCGGCGACCCTGCGCACCTTCGTCACGTCGCGACCGCGTCGCGGGGCGGTGGAGGGCCTGGGCGGCGTCGCCGCCGACACCTCCGACCGGCTCCCGGTCACCGTCGACGACGCGGCGGCGTTCACCGCCCGGTTCGACGGCGGCGCCCTCGGCGTCTTCGAGGCGACGCGCCTGGCGACCGGACGCCGCAACGCCAACCGCATCGAGATCAACGGCGACCGCGGCGCGATCGCGTTCGACTTCGAGCGGATGAACGAGCTCGAGGTGTACGACGCCGCCGACGATGTCGCGCAGGGCTTCCGGCGCGTGCAGGTCACCGAGGCGCAGCATCCGTATGCCGGCGCGTGGTGGCCCGTCGGCCACGGACTCGGGTACGAGCACCTGTTCACGCACCAGGCCGTCGACTTCGTGCGCGCCGTCGCCGGCGAGATCCCCGTGTCGCCCACCTTCGCCGACGCGACCCAGGTGCAGCGCGTGCTCGCCGCGGTCGAGCAGAGCGCCGCGCACGACAGCATCCTGACGACGGTCGCCGCCGGCGCCGTCGACGCCCCCGAACGCCCCGTGGAAGGGAACCTCTCATGA
- a CDS encoding ThuA domain-containing protein produces MTRTALVVRGGWDGHHPVEATELFLPFLRDSGFDVTVEEDPEVYADADRMAGTDLVLQSVTMSQASNEAVRGLREAVAAGTGLAGWHGGIADSFRASSDYLQLVGGQFATHPSKHPDEVHGDQTDNYLDYTVEITDLGRRHEITAGIDDFPLTTEQYWVLYDDLIDVLATTTHPVQPYHPWHRPITSPAVWTRDWGQGRVFVSTPGHSLDVLQDANVRTIIERGILWAAR; encoded by the coding sequence ATGACCCGCACCGCTCTCGTCGTCCGTGGCGGATGGGACGGCCATCACCCGGTCGAGGCGACCGAGCTGTTCCTGCCGTTCCTCCGTGACAGCGGCTTCGACGTCACCGTCGAAGAGGACCCTGAGGTGTATGCCGACGCCGACCGCATGGCCGGGACCGACCTCGTGCTGCAGTCCGTCACGATGTCGCAGGCGTCGAACGAGGCGGTGCGCGGGCTCCGCGAGGCCGTCGCCGCCGGCACCGGGCTCGCCGGATGGCACGGCGGCATCGCCGACTCTTTCCGCGCGAGCTCTGACTACCTGCAGCTCGTGGGCGGCCAGTTCGCCACCCACCCCTCGAAGCACCCCGACGAGGTGCACGGCGACCAGACCGACAACTACCTGGACTACACCGTCGAGATCACCGACCTCGGCCGCCGGCACGAGATCACCGCCGGCATCGACGACTTCCCGCTCACCACCGAGCAGTACTGGGTGCTCTACGACGACCTCATCGACGTGCTCGCCACGACCACTCACCCGGTGCAGCCGTATCACCCGTGGCACCGGCCCATCACGTCGCCGGCCGTGTGGACGCGGGACTGGGGCCAGGGGCGCGTCTTCGTGTCGACGCCCGGTCACAGCCTCGACGTGCTGCAGGACGCCAACGTCCGCACCATCATCGAGCGCGGCATCCTGTGGGCGGCGCGATGA
- a CDS encoding Gfo/Idh/MocA family oxidoreductase — MTPGSVGPGTATDIGIVGLGVISRQYLDTLLGAEGVRIAAVADLDASRAQAAAESIPGCRALGTDEMLADPGVGTVLNLTIPAAHAEVALAAIAHGKDVFGEKPLAATLADATRVMDAAAAAGVRVGGAPDTVLGTGVQTARAAIDEGRIGRPVSASAMWISAGHESWHPHPDFYYREGGGPLLDMGPYYVTSLVQLLGPVEAVSGAASRSRDVRVIGAGPRAGESIGVDVDTHLTGILHHASGAISTVTMSFDGVRSTAAPIEVHGVDGSLIVPDPNMFAGDVQFHPRGGSWQTLEPSAGYADAGRGIGLLDFVAGPGRASGAIALHVLEIMTALSDSAASGVRVPLRTTAERPSLVPLTPASEWRSL, encoded by the coding sequence ATGACCCCGGGCAGCGTCGGCCCCGGCACCGCGACCGACATCGGCATCGTCGGGCTCGGCGTCATCTCGCGCCAGTACCTCGACACGCTCCTGGGCGCGGAGGGCGTGCGGATCGCCGCGGTCGCCGACCTCGACGCCTCCCGAGCGCAGGCAGCGGCCGAGAGCATCCCGGGCTGCCGCGCGCTCGGCACCGACGAGATGCTCGCCGATCCCGGCGTCGGCACGGTCCTCAACCTCACGATCCCCGCCGCACACGCCGAGGTGGCTCTGGCCGCTATCGCGCACGGCAAGGACGTCTTCGGCGAGAAGCCGCTGGCGGCGACGCTCGCGGATGCGACGCGGGTGATGGATGCCGCAGCCGCCGCGGGCGTCCGCGTCGGGGGTGCGCCCGACACCGTGCTCGGCACCGGCGTGCAGACCGCGCGCGCGGCGATCGACGAGGGGCGGATCGGGCGGCCGGTGTCGGCATCCGCCATGTGGATCTCGGCGGGCCACGAGTCGTGGCATCCGCATCCCGACTTCTACTACCGCGAGGGCGGCGGGCCGCTGCTCGACATGGGTCCCTACTACGTCACATCGCTCGTGCAGCTGCTCGGACCCGTCGAGGCCGTCTCGGGCGCCGCGTCGCGCTCGCGCGACGTCCGTGTGATCGGCGCCGGGCCCCGGGCGGGGGAGAGCATCGGCGTCGACGTCGACACCCACCTGACCGGCATCCTGCATCACGCATCCGGAGCGATCTCGACCGTGACCATGAGCTTCGACGGCGTCCGCTCGACCGCGGCGCCGATCGAGGTGCACGGCGTCGACGGGTCGCTGATCGTGCCCGACCCCAACATGTTCGCCGGCGACGTGCAGTTCCACCCCCGTGGCGGCTCGTGGCAGACCCTGGAGCCGTCGGCCGGGTACGCGGATGCCGGCCGGGGCATCGGCCTGCTCGACTTCGTCGCCGGGCCGGGCAGAGCGAGTGGCGCGATCGCGCTGCACGTCCTCGAGATCATGACGGCCCTGTCGGACTCGGCCGCGTCCGGCGTGCGCGTCCCGCTGCGCACCACGGCGGAGCGCCCGTCCCTCGTCCCCCTGACCCCCGCATCCGAATGGAGAAGCCTGTGA
- a CDS encoding alpha-L-arabinofuranosidase C-terminal domain-containing protein has translation MTTARAVIDLDVPGDVISRHLYGHFAEHLGRCIYGGFWVGEDSAIPNVRGIRSDVVEALRALGIPNLRWPGGCFADEYHWRDGIGPRENRPQMINTHWGDVVENNHFGTHEFMDLCEMLGADAYVNGNVGSGTVREMSEWVEYLTRDGDSPMARLRRENGRDEPWKVPFWGIGNEAWGCGGNMTAEQYALEARRYGTFCRNHGGNDLYRIAAGASDDDITWTRALMESLGCLTCGSNPSPVFQGVSFHYYSHAGAGINTEPATEFDAEQYYGTMRKAIDIERVIRRHEAVMDSYDPDRKVGLILDEWGTWWNVEPGTNPGFLFQQNTVRDALVAAVHFDAFHRHAGRLKMANIAQTLNVLQAMILTDDDGAMVLTPTYHVFEMNRGHHDATALAAHVLSSPTAADDVPGLSVSASTTDGSALVSLSNLSLDAPLDVRVDLRGRTATVRRARVLTGTDAASHNTPETPDAVAPAPLDTSLDAGVLTVSLPPHSFATVELDLA, from the coding sequence GTGACCACGGCCCGCGCCGTCATCGACCTCGACGTCCCCGGCGACGTCATCAGCCGCCACCTCTACGGCCACTTCGCAGAGCACCTCGGCCGTTGCATCTACGGCGGGTTCTGGGTCGGCGAGGACTCCGCGATCCCGAACGTGCGCGGCATCCGCTCCGACGTGGTCGAGGCGCTGCGGGCGCTCGGCATCCCGAATCTGCGCTGGCCCGGCGGCTGCTTCGCCGACGAGTATCACTGGCGCGACGGGATCGGACCCCGCGAGAACCGGCCGCAGATGATCAACACGCACTGGGGCGATGTCGTCGAGAACAACCACTTCGGCACGCACGAGTTCATGGACCTGTGCGAGATGCTCGGCGCCGACGCGTACGTCAACGGCAACGTCGGCAGCGGCACGGTGCGCGAGATGAGCGAGTGGGTCGAATACCTCACGCGCGACGGCGACAGCCCGATGGCGCGGCTGCGGCGCGAGAACGGGCGCGACGAACCCTGGAAGGTGCCGTTCTGGGGCATCGGCAACGAGGCGTGGGGCTGCGGCGGCAACATGACCGCCGAGCAGTACGCGCTCGAGGCTCGCCGCTACGGCACCTTCTGCCGCAACCACGGCGGCAACGACCTGTACCGCATCGCGGCCGGCGCATCCGACGACGACATCACCTGGACCCGCGCGCTCATGGAGTCGCTCGGATGCCTCACCTGCGGGTCGAACCCGTCGCCGGTGTTCCAGGGCGTCTCGTTCCACTACTACTCGCACGCCGGCGCGGGCATCAACACCGAGCCGGCGACGGAGTTCGACGCCGAGCAGTACTACGGCACGATGCGCAAGGCGATCGACATCGAGCGGGTCATCCGCCGGCACGAGGCCGTCATGGACTCGTACGACCCCGACCGCAAGGTGGGCCTCATCCTCGACGAGTGGGGCACCTGGTGGAACGTCGAGCCCGGCACCAACCCCGGCTTCCTGTTCCAGCAGAACACCGTGCGCGACGCCCTGGTCGCCGCCGTCCACTTCGACGCCTTCCACCGCCACGCCGGGCGCCTCAAGATGGCGAACATCGCGCAGACCCTGAACGTGCTGCAGGCGATGATCCTCACCGACGACGACGGCGCGATGGTGCTCACCCCGACCTACCACGTGTTCGAGATGAACCGCGGGCACCACGACGCGACCGCGCTGGCGGCGCACGTGCTGTCGTCGCCGACGGCGGCGGACGATGTGCCCGGCCTGTCGGTGTCGGCGTCGACCACCGACGGCTCAGCGCTCGTGTCGCTCTCGAACCTGTCGCTCGACGCGCCGCTCGACGTGCGCGTCGACCTGCGCGGGCGCACGGCCACCGTGCGGCGTGCCCGGGTGCTGACGGGGACGGATGCCGCCTCCCACAACACGCCCGAGACCCCCGACGCCGTGGCGCCGGCGCCGCTCGACACGTCGCTCGACGCGGGTGTGCTGACCGTCTCGCTGCCGCCGCACTCCTTCGCCACCGTCGAGCTCGACCTGGCGTAG